GTTATTAATGGCTTAATGCTAATAAACATACAGTGTTTACTTGTTCCAACGAAATATGAAGATATCTCCACACTTATAAAGCATCGCGGTATCGAGTTCACTGTTGCCCACTCTGATTTTCATACAACGAGGTGGATCTCTCTCTTATAGTAAGTTagtggaaaattatatcaatcgTCTAAGTACAATTTTTGACGAGGAAAGGTTCAACCTACCTACACATaactttaaaaactttaaaaatgctTAGTGCtcaattttagttagaaaagaaaacaaaacaataagagAATAATCTAAATTGAGTTTCAACAAAAGTcttcaaataattgaaatattatcaAAGCCAATGAGTGATCTTaacacaaatttgtattttgttccTCAAAAATGTTCTTAATtcagatatgtatttaaatcTTTAACAGGTGAAAACTAATCTCGAAAATATTCGGTCAAAATGTGATAACTAACCATAGAATATTACTATAAAATGGATCGTATGATAgcaatacataaaataatacaaataattgcaATAATGAAATgcgtgaaatatgaaaaataatgacAACTGCTACACCAGAATTGGTGCTTCAGCAGAAGCCACAAAATGAAGATGGCTCCTTCAGATGCACACAAGTAAGTATAAACCCCAAATGGGGGAAAAAGTACAACAATATGCGCACATAATCGGTGCTTGTGGCCGAGGCAGCGATTTCAGTGGACACTTGAATAGTAGCAGACGCCATCAACAATACTTCAATAATAATCTTTAGCATAAGAATAGCAAGAAGCAAATAAGGCTTAAGGCTTAAGCCACACAACTACACCGCACATTTGGCGGTCAATACACAGCGCAACGACAGCCAACTTAACTGTCGTCAGCGAGCGCACTGTCACTGGGCTGCCTGCACTGATACTCGTCGCACACAACGAAGCAGCTGCACAACGAGCGCTCCTCTCAGCGCATAttacatgcataaatacatatgagtatatacgagtatattcgaGTATATTGCCGGCAGCTCAACTGCCAATGCAGTTGGCACATTTTTAAACACGTTTACTGCACGATTTGGCATGAATCAGCAATTCTACGTATTAAAAGCGATAGCACAGCAGCGATCACAAGGACACCAAGGAGCAACTTTGGTCGGTGTGCCGCGATAAGCCGACAGGAAGGCACGTTGGCAGGTTGGTGGAAGGAAGACAGGAAGGTCGGCAAGCAGACTGCCAGGCAAGGAGTACTGCAACTGCAGGCagctggcaaaaaaaaaaaaaaaaatgaaagaaagaaaCTATAACTGAAGTGCAAAACTTGCACCGCTCCAGCGTCGTCACTCATGAACGAGCATTTTATGATGTCATCAATGATGGCAGTCAACGCCAACAACACCAACGACGACAAAACGACCCCAAAGGCTATGAGAGGAAGTGCTGGCGCATAACAGGAAGCAAACGAGCTGGCGACTGCCAAGCGAAGTACCTACACGGGACTATAACTGCTGTGTCAGTGTAGTGCTGGCAAGAAGAAAAGTATATGAAAAAGTTTACAGCAAAactaaaaagaataaattaaaatctttaagaAAGGAATTAACGCTGGAAAAATGaattattgaagcaagtacTCTCTTCATATTAAGCGCAAGCGTTGCGCAACTATGTCCATATAAATTACGGAGTAGCATGTGTCAAACTATGACAGTGAAGAGAGTGGGTAAGCGCAGTTTTGCTTTATAACGCCTGTCGTTTACTTAGTAAATTGTGGAAAACTGCAGTTGATATGGTCAAATTATGCTTGTATATTCGTTATGTATGACATAACCACTTTTTCGCTTgagcaaaagaaataaatatataatagttcAGTTTCTAAACTTAAGCCTTCACAGTGCGAACTTATGTGCGGCAAAGTCAATAAGGGATGAATTGCATCaggaagaaattttaatttgtatttttgaaagtataaacaaaGTTCTTAATGATCTAAAATTTCTTCATATTGCTAATTCTGACATGATTAAGTTAACCCTTGTAGATTacacttccattttagaaaacaataaaagttcAGTTTTAAAACTTTCACAGTTTTAGGCTTTTTTGAATATCGCCCACTTCATTACTTCGGTTGAAGTTAAAAACTCCAATTTAcagtattttaattgtttttaagaGGCGGGAAATCTATTCTAAACCATTTTTAGTTCGCAGCACTTTCAAATATACATTCTATTTGGTAACCATATTGTCACACAAATTATTCTTTAGAATAGATTTTCCGCCtcttaaaataagtaaaatactaATACTGTAAATTGGTGTTTTTAAATTCAACCGAAGTAATGAAGTGGGTGATACAAAAAAGCCGAAAACTGTGAAAGTTTTGAAACTGAACTTTCAttgttatcaaatatttaaatgtaatatataagggatacttaaggggttaggggtaaaaatgtataatttccaaagttatagctgtctgtgttgacccattttgaaaaaaaggtccttgcggtgacaatcataagtccttggagattcatttaaaatcaatcggataaaaaaaaattagttttataaatagataatcctgggcgtgatcgctttttttttcaaaaattgacaaaatggcagtctcaggaaatttttttctagattttcgggaaaaaatcaacaggttatttttaatcgaaatttttgaaaaaaaaaatgcttcgatcaggcctgagtttattatgtattctaaaagctgtatgaatttcattaaaatctactgagcggttttcgattTACTTTTGTCGCCAGTTGAAAAAAAactagttttgagaaaaacgcatttaatgtTTCACCCGAGCGTTTTGGAAAAGTCACTATCGGatgaacttcaaattttcagagaatatttttaagatattacacttaacgaaaatgcaaaaaaaattgatttttttttgaaaatcttctacccctaaccccttaaaaagttcaaaaatctaCTAGcatctttttaatttattaattattatattaaaataaaaaaaaacgaattttataaaaagtggcAACCTCGATCATACTTATAATAATATTCAACTTgagaaatgtattaaattttattataccctcaaaatatatgtaaatcagctagaaaaaaaaatatttattttaaaattaattgaatatagcaaaccctataaattaaaaaaaaaaaaaaataattatttgaattttcaatCAAACCATAAATTggcataattttcataaaacgaattatattttagtattaatactttttttcgcTGAAGACATAATAGTGCTGACAAGAAAGGCAAATTGAAATCTTGATCGACttatgttaaattattttttctttaagtcTGAAAGGGATTACAAATTTTAAGCATATATCCGAGGGTGTGCCTTAAAGCTCTGACTGGCCAGTCTGTCGGAGAATTCGTTTTTAAAACATTTGAACGCTCGGTTAcacctaaaatttattttattataaattaggtTTATTTAAATAACGTCAAACTACCATTTGTGAGCGAgctattatacaaaaatttccaaaaaaaaaatcactctaAAGTTGTTTGcccttcaaaaaaaatatttccagtttaatataaccaaaataaatcaaacgattattgtaataaaataacgaaattcTTACAATGTACGAAATTTTGAGCTTTCATAATAGCTTCCCACACCATCCCCATGCAAAACCATCAAACCAATATTACGAAGTAGCAGTTGCAGCAGTAAAAACATAGCTGAAAATGGCGCTTCATAAAACAACACTATATCCGATTAAATcgttattttgcaattttcaccTTCACTTTCGTAACATTATTTATTGGCAGCTGTTTAAATGTCACGGCAGTGGCAGCGGCGTCACGTGCTATGCCAATTCGACGAGCCATTACACGCGCGAGCAACTCTCGGTGCAAACAATGTTTGTCTTTGCACAATGAAACTTTGAAAAACTACCATatactttgcatacatttaagcGCGAATGCGCTTTTGTCGTACAAGCGCATCgccacacgcacacatgcactcacatacacacagagaGGGGGTCACATGTGTTTACATTGCCATTGTATTTGTTCGTTCAatttgcaatttgcaatttgcaattttattattattgcagctGTCAAAtgagttgttgcttttttattgtggattgctttttgtattgttttacagagttcttttttgtttttatttcactgCTGCATTTTAATCAACTTTGACATTCAAAGCAAAAATATGGCGCCAATGGTTGGTGCAGCGCAAGCAAGTAatataaacagttattttagtacgaatatatatatatatacattgcaaataaataaatatgaaaatgcgcTTCCTTCTTCAACTGTGACCTTTGGCTAACCCTCAAGGTCCAGTGTCAATCACTCGCTGCGCAGCGTGTAGGAAGCAATGCTGATTGCAATGATTTGCCGAAATGCGAAAATAATTTCAGTGCGctctttaatatatatatgtgtgtgtatgtacgtatgtaaatatagtaaataaatcaaaaattttgaggtatacaaacatatatatataaatagatatatatcATCTATACACATATCCATATTTTTTCCTCCCCTTCGAAGCTCATACGTTCTCCTGCCACTTCAAGCTGCAAGTTCAaaactattgaaatttttatgatttatttttttttacagttcttTCGATGTTTTTGCTATCTGACATTTTTATGACTCGCGAAAACTTTGCTACTTCAAAAGTCATAAATTTCTTCGACACGCTCACGCTTTGCTTTTATGATTTGCCACTACGCTTACAACAAGCGGAAatgcaaacgcacacacacattagTTTGCAACGTAAACACATAAAAACTTCACATTCCTTGAGGTTCAGTCATATATAACACACCACAGAAATATTAATCTACTTTGAAGAGCATTGTAGtagccatggcgtatgagtaacctcaaTATtatgccatggcgtatgagcaacctctaaatattgttttaaacaGCAACGTCCTTTAGCGCatttttctcatattattagttatttatttaccaGAAACGtgcaaaaattgtttatattaatcttaaatatatttatgacgaTCGTATAATTATCATTGTTTAGACCAGCGTCCGATTCTTATTATGTCAGAGTCCTAATTTTTGAACAGTTCGTTAATTAATATTCGTCTTCATCACGAAAGTTCTTCACAATGTATATAGTTTTCGCACACCCTAATGGCCATGTGGAATAAGTATAAATGACAAGTGTAGATTTCTTgtactcaaaaatattatgttaatgaAAATCATAGCATAGAACTATGGATTAATTAAGAAAATCCATATCAGTAGAATACTTTGCTTAAAATTCAACTGTAGTGTTATCTGAGTATTGTGCTCCCTTGTCTAAAGATAAATACGATTTTTGTTATAACTGAAATCCAGAGTCCAGTCCAGAATATGACCTATGACATTTCTTTAAGATTCTTATACGTTtgctaatatatgtacatttaatatCTTTCGGGGCATAAGGAGAATTTTTATTGTAGTTGTGGAGGCAGAAAGCAGTAAATAAAGTCGTATTTTTGCTAAAAAGGTTCGACTCTGGCGACATTCTATTTAGAGTCTAAATTTTATACCAGTAGAGAGGAACTAAAAGTAAGAAAGCGCCACCTCAATAAGGAATTTGTCCCATCAggaaattaatattgaatttttgactCCATCTtcacaaacaatttttataaattaattattttgattattattagataaacaattttgttgatgttcaattaaattcatattaaaattttaatgaaattcaagtTAAATCGCTTTATGAATTTCGCTTTCATATTGGGAATATATACTGAGGTTTGGCATTATCCGTTGCTGAAcaacactctcccatacataagtatgtactttcccgtttcttgcgtgggttcatttaaaaaaagtaaaattttcctCATTTCAAACATgaaattagattttattttcaatgcgctaaaacttattacgacctctagtctttgatgtccgctgtctttctcactgattatgaaggcgttgggaacgctcagagttcgagtCCTAGTGCGAggttgtatatttctaatattttgtccttcatgccgctgcacacgctccatacTCGATCTTCAAACGCatacttggcaggttttgaaattttgttcaataaGCAGCTGGAAGCGCTTGTTAGTCGACTCTCTGGTATGCGATTGCGatttgcgatgcgaagagaatgattcagttcagtttcagattaagattctccatcacggagtttttttgataccctcacctgggaactacttcaagaaagttgagattctagcaataaatgtaGCCTATGTTACATGGGATTAATAccatttccaatggtgaaagaatttttaaaatcggcaCAGCAATTTTTGAGtctattcattacaaacatacaaatcgTTCATCTTTATAATAGTAATTGCAGACTATTTTAGATTTCCTGTGAGGAATCTTAGATAAATCCTAGGTTCCACTTAAATGTTGTGTAACTTCAAACTACTGCTATTAGGTAGGGGTAACAAGAACCGATATGAGAAATACCATTTGCAATGCTAATGACTTGGACCGAGCTAAAGGATCATATAAGTCATTGGTATTTTTGTTTGACTCCAAATCGATGAGAAAAGCGGGATTAGAATTCCACGAGGCAAAAATTACAGATGGAATATTTATAGATCAACAAATAGGGCAACTGATAATGGATAAGAGCTTTGAAGAAAAACTAAATGATCAGAGAAAACTCGCGTTAACGTTAACATTCTCCAATATTTTCTTGGGAATCATAAATCGGAAAATTACAAAGACTTAATAGatagtatttaattatatcaTATAAAGCTGCGTGGTGTAAAATGTCTTTCAAAATACATAAGCTGGACTATCATCAGGATTTCTTCCCGGCAAACAAGGCGAGAGGTGCGATTACCACATTTCCTTAATAGAAGAGCGCTATCAAGAGAAGTAGAGTGCAGAAATGTTAGCAGATTATTGTTAGAGACTTAAAAAAGACCTTCCAGAAATGAAAATCATAAGTCTTTCTTCCTAAATGTAGCTGATGTTTgtactttttaagaaaatacatatatgttttgatGTCACAAGAAAGACTGACGTGTAAATTTTTGCTcattcatatattattatttagtggCCCTAGTacattcaaaattgtatatgaGTTTTCATGTGACAAACAAAAGGTATGTTTCGCACTTCTTAATCTTTGAATGCATTATGTTCCTTAGGAATATTCAGTTATATGGTGAAGTCGATTTTTAGGACCTTtgtcaatattatttatgtatatacacctATGCCATAGCTTAATATTAGTATTCGTAAAGTGAACTTCTTTCCCAGATTTGTTctggataatattattatatattaaggtCTGGGACAACATTGTCACGTGATTTAATTTCTTCATAAATATGCATCAAATGTCAGAATTCTAGCGTGGAATCTCGGTCTATATCTTATGTATTCATATAAAAGTGTTTTTCTGGTAGTAGTCTCTCTTAGGCAGCCTTGACTAAGAACTGAACATATTATCTTTTCGTGAAGAGACTACTCAACCATTAGTCGTTTTTTAGAACTCTTTATATAGATATAATGGATTATAGAGATATAATCGATTTGTTCAACTCGGTCGATTCACTGGATCCCTCATCGCAAAgaacaataaacaatattatGAGTTAAAAAGAATCGAAAGATGATTTAACCTCTTTAAATGTGTTAAGAACCTTCAATCCCAAAACTGCACTGCAATGTATTTTAATTGGATGGCTAAAATGAGAAGTGTTTCAGCTGCGGACTCATAATATAGAATCAGTTGGGAAGCAGTGCAGTGCTGATTCTTTATCACAATCTTCCACAATGATCGATGAAAGAATAATAAACGGTTTTTCAATCTCCTCTCTACCCCGCActtgatattgaaaaaaatttcatgttttggcGTTCATGTTATCtcctcaaatatttatttaacactttCTTTCCTTTTGTGGATATTTGTAGACACTCCTCATATTccttacaaataataaattaatattctcACTCACCGTTGTCATGTATTCCGTACGCTTTCTTCAGACGCGCTTCATCCTCCTCATCGTCGTCATCCATATCCACAACATTCAAATTCTGCTCCTCCTGATCGAAGACTTGTTCGTCCGATTGCTCTGCGGGGAATATGAATTCCGACTCCTCGTTCGATGTGCGCGATGAAACGACCTGATAAGTTGGCGGTGTCAAATCGCCACCGGCCGGGCCGCCAGCAGCGACTGGTATGCCAAGACCAGCATAACCGCCACCAAGTGCACCGAAACCACCATTCGGAGCAGCAGCTGTTGGCTGATGAGCCTGATGACCATGTTGATGCTCATATTGTTGgtgcttttgctgttgctgttgctgcagctgttgttgttctaatagcaactgttgttgctgttgttgtagcaatagTTTCTGTTGCTGCAGCTGTGTAGCAGATTTCGGCTTGGCTGCGGACACCAAATTATTGCCGCTTGGAAGTAATATGGATGTGCATAAGATGAAGGCATAGAAGAGCAGCTGCATTTGCATGGTCACAAATGTCTTGTGCCGTGTGCCGGTTGTTGTGGAGCAAGTGGTCTTGACACGCTTCGCTGCACTCCGTGTGGCCAACGAGTCGTTGCGCTCAGTTAGCGCCAATGCGGTCGCGTCAAGCGCTGTAACTGTATTTTGTGCgtatgttttgttattgtttttcgcTTTAACAGCCTGCGCTGAGCCGGCGACGTCTAACGGTGCGAGCTTGTCGTCTGCGAATGTTTCTTCTTCGACTTCATCTACATCGTCATTTGCTGTTAATTGCAACAACTCAGTAGGCTCGCTAATCAACTCGCTGGTCTTCGTAATGACtttgtgatttttattcatAGCGCTGATGTTGTCTGCCGGTgtggtgatggtggtggtgtcGGTTGTTTTGTTAGCATTTGCCATTTCTTCATTTCTATTCACTTCACATTTGTATTCATTCACTAAACTTGCAACTCTATTTACATTAACAACTATCAACGATAACAACACCGATAACAAGTAGAGCAAGGGATCACTTTGATCGTAGCCGGCATTGGCACGATTGTGTGCGACTCTCTCCAAATAAGCGGCCAGCCACATGAGCGCACGACACACAGTGGCCGTTATACCACTACCAAATGCAGCGCTAGGTAAGCGCTCACACGCGCTCGCTGGGACCCTTAGGCGTCCGCGTCGTCGTCGACTATTGAAATCTATCGTCTTTTCGGTGTTATGGTGTTGGCGTTGTTGCTTGACCGACGGCACGACGCCTGTTGGTGGCTTTGCCATTTCAAACACGGCTGCACTTTGTGTggtttgatttgttgttgttgttgttgttgttgttgttgtattcactTTGTTTATGGCAATTTGTGCACGCTTCTCAGCACTTTGCAGCGCAGCAACACCAGTGTGACGCGTACGTTTGGGCTTCACACGCGCCAATGTtgtatgttgcagcaacatgttgctgagcGCTTTATTGCCAATACTGTTTGCCACATGGAgctgttgctttgttgttggctCGCTgcttatttgatttgttttatttaatactttttcgaATGCAACATTCGTTTGCGTCTGTTCAAACAATGTTGCTACGTTAGTGTTGTCAGTAATGTTGCTGGCCACATGCGTTTGTTCGCGTGCGGCAGCATTCAGCATGCATTTATCTGTTATCCCAACATTGTGTGCAGTAGGCGTTTCGCGCAAGCTTGCTCTACTAacgtgctgttgttgtggttcaTGTTGTTCATTtgtggcaacatgttgccaagCTGTGCGTTGTGCGTGCTTACAAGTGATGTTTGTAGCGTTTGTAAGCTGTGTTTCTGCGTGTTCACGCTGCGCGCTGCCTACTTCAGCTGTCGCTGTTGCTTGAGTTTTTTGCTGCTGCTCGTCCAATGTTGCTAAACAtatttgttgctgcaacattgaTACAACTGCTAGTGGCatgaattttttagttttctatagATTTTTCTAAGTTGCTtatataattgttgaatatttcatatatattttacttggaATACGTGTATGTTACTTATGCTGCTCGGTGATTTTGTGTAATActttaattttcgttattttattgtaatttaatatgtatacTATGTTGTTGCTGATAAACCGTTATAATCGTTGTTCATTGAATTGTGTGTCTTATAgtaattatatattcataattttttgtgtgtgttttttcaaCTTCTTcctaaaacaaatttgtttgcaGAAAATTTATTGATTACTCCACTTCgaaatttagcatttttttttcaatttatagtTTAATTATATTCTGTAGGTAGCCGTAATATGAGTGGTTGAGCAGCCGAAAAGTATGCTATGataatcaaaattattgttaagTTTTGTGTTTCAAGTAGCGTCGCTAAGTTTTCATAAGCTGgcgtttaaattttttcgaaaatttttatttttacatgtttatttaattttgtaaatattgtagCTTCATATGCAATTTCCATACACTATGTTTTGcatctaaaaatttaaattattattgcattaaatttaaaatttaaagcgCATATTTTTCGTAGTTATTTCACtattttaacattcattttgacAACCTACTTATTTAggcataatttttgtattttttaacttttgtatTTTCTGTTATATTTTTTGCAGTTTGTTTAATACTTTGTTACgtataatttaacttaattaaatttttaattgtattatattatttcattaattgttGCAGAGcttttctttgattttattttattattagttatttattatatactgCATACTttgatttcatatattttccataCACTTTGCTCAAGAATTTGCATTGAGTTCAAAttctatttactatattttgttaaaccattttgaagttaaaacctCTTGGTTATTGCGATTTTTCAAGTTCACTTCTTACTGATTTCTTTTAATAAGTTTGAGTCAGTCAAGGATTAACTGAGCGCTTCAGAGTTACTgcttgaaaaagaaaattatataaaatatttattttatttttttctttttttcacaagcagaaataacaaattaaaaatattttgtagagaATTCGAAAAATTCtttctattaatattatttctcaatttatttaatttgtttaaattattttacttaatgttatatttttttacacttgaataaatttaaaaaataaataataaaagttagCTTTCGTTTATTAGCtcatatttaaaacaagtaactTTTAGAAAAGTAACAGCTTTATTTAGAaactattatttcattaatagtTTGATGTTAATGTTTGTTAATTTGATTAtaagttattatttaataagcgtactataatttattattttatttgtatttaataaatgtttcattaacatttactttttattttttttgtggttttgatATTATAGAGTTTCCtcgttaaatatttatgcattttattgaaCGAAATTAAACAACTTTTTCGTTATGATATAAAAAAGaagagagaagaagaagaaagaaaaactTTTTCTGTTTAATATCTTTATCTTTTATAGTTTAgactttttaattataaatatttgtttaaggttgcaacaaaaattgattttttgtcgTTAAACAACCAATTTTTCGTTTTCCATTTcacattcttatatttattttatttaattaaaaaaaaaaagcaaaaaaaaaaattttttaaataacacaagtttacaaattcaggtcaacttttggatctgagcagataagaacgattcttaactatatttgatatgctgaattcgaatatgcatttagttttttaagattgattctagtttccGAGTTCTCGCATGATAACACCATTGTGCTGTTACAAGCACAGTTTGCTAGAACAGTAATTAAATACCGATTGAGGAAAATTCTCCCACTCTTACAGGCACTGCTTGATAAGCCTGGACATCAAAACGTCTCCGCTGAACCACTTGTAAATCCACAAGACAATTTCCTGCCACCTCTTCACATTAAACTAGGCCTTATAAAGAACTTCATCAAAGCAATTAACCGTGAAGGACCGGCTTTTCAGTATTTAGTTAAGTTGTGTCCTAAATTGTCATATGCAAAAATCcaagaaggaatatttgtcagacctgatattagaaaattaatggctgataaaaaatttacaaaatgtttatcGCCCGATGAAACAGCCGCATGGGcatcttttcaaaatatcgttcACCACTTTCTTGGTAATTACAAATCAcctaattttaaggaaattattggcgatatgttgcaaaattatcgaaagattGGAGCTCGAATGTCTCTAAAGATCCATTTTCTACATTCCCATCTcgatttttttcccgaaaacttGGGTGATTCGAGCGACGAACAAGGAGAGCGGCTAAACCAAGATCTAGCCAACATTGAAAGAAGATACCAAGGATTTTGGGATGACGGCATGATGAGCGACTACTGTTGGACTCTAATACGTGAAACAGATACTAAATAATACAAAAGGCAAAGTTCCACCAATCTTCATTTCTGATATGTTACTTTAATATTAttagacaaaaatcataaaaaattaaattcttgattatttcaaaaactagaatcaatcttaaaaaacgaaatgaagattcggattcagtgtcatcaattgtcatagaaaccacttttggttgcccagatccaaaaccgtgtatacttgtgtaattattatttaaattaacaataaatatttcctttaatttacttagttttagtttacttttttgttaatttttatactgtGACTCCCTCTAAGGTTTTATCTAACcggtaaattaacaaaaaatttacatttcattatatactaaaattagaaaattttttgtGCTCAACGAATAATCGGACAAAAGTtccattttttaattactttctcTCGGAATTGaactttgtatgtaaatatcaataaagctagtcaatttaaatatttataaaaaatattaaaattgcttcAAACAGAATCAAACTACGATAAAGTCGAGACAACGAGTAGAtaagttgtatatatatatatgtatttggaagACAAAACTGTCTGAGAAATTGCTGAATTAATAGATGAGACTAGAAAACGAGAGTCGAGAAAGACAGAGAAGTTAgccaat
This portion of the Zeugodacus cucurbitae isolate PBARC_wt_2022May chromosome 3, idZeuCucr1.2, whole genome shotgun sequence genome encodes:
- the LOC105218237 gene encoding uncharacterized protein LOC105218237 isoform X3, which gives rise to MPLAVVSMLQQQICLATLDEQQQKTQATATAEVGSAQREHAETQLTNATNITCKHAQRTAWQHVATNEQHEPQQQHVSRASLRETPTAHNVGITDKCMLNAAAREQTHVASNITDNTNVATLFEQTQTNVAFEKVLNKTNQISSEPTTKQQLHVANSIGNKALSNMLLQHTTLARVKPKRTRHTGVAALQSAEKRAQIAINKVNTTTTTTTTTTNQTTQSAAVFEMAKPPTGVVPSVKQQRQHHNTEKTIDFNSRRRRGRLRVPASACERLPSAAFGSGITATVCRALMWLAAYLERVAHNRANAGYDQSDPLLYLLSVLLSLIVVNVNRVASLVNEYKCEVNRNEEMANANKTTDTTTITTPADNISAMNKNHKVITKTSELISEPTELLQLTANDDVDEVEEETFADDKLAPLDVAGSAQAVKAKNNNKTYAQNTVTALDATALALTERNDSLATRSAAKRVKTTCSTTTGTRHKTFVTMQMQLLFYAFILCTSILLPSGNNLVSAAKPKSATQLQQQKLLLQQQQQQLLLEQQQLQQQQQQKHQQYEHQHGHQAHQPTAAAPNGGFGALGGGYAGLGIPVAAGGPAGGDLTPPTYQVVSSRTSNEESEFIFPAEQSDEQVFDQEEQNLNVVDMDDDDEEDEARLKKAYGIHDNETAHMNVTKAPLFPKDLFTKEQLENGAVICHIIGVIYMFVALAIVCDEFFVPSLDVIIEKLDITDDVAGATFMAAGGSAPELFTSVIGVFISFDDVGIGTIVGSAVFNILFVIGMCALFSKTILELTWWPLFRDCTFYSLSLMVLIYFFRDNFIYWWEALILFSIYIAYVTFMKWNVQVERFVKRLVTKNKGNAANSSETSMATQPGGSVTSRAASETRSGPPGSSSGAGATGNSSGGTAGSTHTGAKFRHGLLQLMIHTIDPLHDDDVPGKVDEKATQLHAIASLKVLLDATKPQRGGATTSAANHVKINLKETTLADRPNGNIDTTLDSPSIQSQSGRRPSWIDQRVKIQTRKFSIKANEIEDEPEPLSMAWPDTARKRFTYIMVAPLLIPMWLTLPDTRTPRGKKYYPVTFMGSILWIAAFSYLMVWWANVAGDTARIPPEVMGLTFLAAGTSIPDLITSVIVARKGFGDMAVSSSVGSNIFDVTVGLPIPWLIYGIIYDAPVEVNSVGMVCSITILFMMLLFVVMSIACFRWKMNRGLGFTMFLLYFVFVAVSLMFEYDTLQCPV
- the LOC105218237 gene encoding sodium/potassium/calcium exchanger Nckx30C isoform X1 yields the protein MPLAVVSMLQQQICLATLDEQQQKTQATATAEVGSAQREHAETQLTNATNITCKHAQRTAWQHVATNEQHEPQQQHVSRASLRETPTAHNVGITDKCMLNAAAREQTHVASNITDNTNVATLFEQTQTNVAFEKVLNKTNQISSEPTTKQQLHVANSIGNKALSNMLLQHTTLARVKPKRTRHTGVAALQSAEKRAQIAINKVNTTTTTTTTTTNQTTQSAAVFEMAKPPTGVVPSVKQQRQHHNTEKTIDFNSRRRRGRLRVPASACERLPSAAFGSGITATVCRALMWLAAYLERVAHNRANAGYDQSDPLLYLLSVLLSLIVVNVNRVASLVNEYKCEVNRNEEMANANKTTDTTTITTPADNISAMNKNHKVITKTSELISEPTELLQLTANDDVDEVEEETFADDKLAPLDVAGSAQAVKAKNNNKTYAQNTVTALDATALALTERNDSLATRSAAKRVKTTCSTTTGTRHKTFVTMQMQLLFYAFILCTSILLPSGNNLVSAAKPKSATQLQQQKLLLQQQQQQLLLEQQQLQQQQQQKHQQYEHQHGHQAHQPTAAAPNGGFGALGGGYAGLGIPVAAGGPAGGDLTPPTYQVVSSRTSNEESEFIFPAEQSDEQVFDQEEQNLNVVDMDDDDEEDEARLKKAYGIHDNETAHMNVTKAPLFPKDLFTKEQLENGAVICHIIGVIYMFVALAIVCDEFFVPSLDVIIEKLDITDDVAGATFMAAGGSAPELFTSVIGVFISFDDVGIGTIVGSAVFNILFVIGMCALFSKTILELTWWPLFRDCTFYSLSLMVLIYFFRDNFIYWWEALILFSIYIAYVTFMKWNVQVERFVKRLVTKNKVTRVRSTDQLMPAGNAANSSETSMATQPGGSVTSRAASETRSGPPGSSSGAGATGNSSGGTAGSTHTGAKFRHGLLQLMIHTIDPLHDDDVPGKVDEKATQLHAIASLKVLLDATKPQRGGATTSAANHVKINLKETTLADRPNGNIDTTLDSPSIQSQSGRRPSWIDQRVKIQTRKFSIKANEIEDEPEPLSMAWPDTARKRFTYIMVAPLLIPMWLTLPDTRTPRGKKYYPVTFMGSILWIAAFSYLMVWWANVAGDTARIPPEVMGLTFLAAGTSIPDLITSVIVARKGFGDMAVSSSVGSNIFDVTVGLPIPWLIYGIIYDAPVEVNSVGMVCSITILFMMLLFVVMSIACFRWKMNRGLGFTMFLLYFVFVAVSLMFEYDTLQCPV